tatatatatatatatatatatatatatatatatatatatatatatatatatatatatatatatatagagagagagagagagagagagagagagagagagagagggagggagggagggagaaGATTATAAATGTGAGCAAATGTTTAGAGTCGTCCATGAATCAagatcaacaataacaagaacccAGCCTTATAGCACTACATATAAAGCAGTAAATTATAGATAGACTGTTTACCTCTCCCTAATTTATCATGTATTAAATGACACTTAGATTCATACATGTCATGTGATAACAAGTTTTGATGGTTTATCCTATAATTTTTATCAGTCTTCTTTTAACTTTAgaatataataaaatagaatCCAAGGCCTGGCCCGTGTGGCAGCAGAGTCACTACCGTATAGAGGCTTTAAAACACAAGGTAGCTCTTATTGGAAATACAAGGCATGCTGATAGGTGATGGGGAATTATGGAGTGCCCAAGTCTCACATTGATAGTATAGGATGCTTAGTGGACTATTTTACTGGCCTTGGTTCTTCCCGCTTTTAAGGGAGGGTTTCCCAAGTGCTTGGATACTTACCAATCGGTATCAGTGTTGGTTGTCAGTGACTCGGAAAGGGCTACCTACAGAGAGGCTGACCAGAAAGGCCGAATAAAGCGTCGTAGAGTGCTATTCGTCGGGACATTGGCTTTCAGGGGCGGTGCTACATTCGGTACTTGGGTATCATGGGGTGCACAAGTCCCACATCGAGTAGTATGGGATGCTCGGAGGAGTATTTAAGTGCCTTTGGTTCTTCCCCCTTGATAGATACTAGCTTTTATCACATGCATATATTGGTCTTGCCGTACCATCCcttacaaaattatattttccaGTTCTGATGTGGTGATGTTACAGActgcattttatttttcagattTAAAACCAATGAAGATATCAGGATGCCAAGCTCTAATATACATGCTATCCACTACTACAAAATATTCCGAAAAGAATGCTGATCTCAGAGTGCGACAGTACCAACCTAACTGATATAGGCTAAAAATTAACCCCTTCAGAAAGGTACAAAATTCCTTCAGATGATAGGGAAGCTCCTAAGACCTAATGGCTATTGCTGAATTCACTAGATATAAACAAAGGGAAACCTCGTGCTGTAAAGCTCCTGCCATGGCAAGGTCCAAGAAAGGATCAAAGCTATTCTAGATCTATTTTTGACACACTTAACCTGCATTTTGAAGAAGCTGATTTCATAACCCAAACTTGTGAACTATTAGTCACATAGAAGCAACGTCGACCACTGCGCCAAGGTTTTACAAGATATATTTCAGTAATATCATTTTAAGGTTGTCTCTTTTCAAGTCgtatattaaaaagaaagaataacgAACTATCAAAGATTGaggttttaaattttaaaggaCACATAATGAAGAGAATAAAAGTGATGAAACTTTTTCAACCTTTTACCACTATAAACAAAACTAAGGATTCAGCGGAACGGAAGACACAAATCATTTCAACATTCATTACCATAACAGtaacaaaatttttatttaagcAGGAAATTGGTGAAATACATTCTAGACTAGGTCATATAAACTCCATCAGGTAAACTAAGTGCACATGCATAACTCTTGAACTTGCAAATTTTTCACTGCAATCCGTAATCATGGCACAACACAATATAAGGGAGAAGGAACTGAGCATTTACTAATTGATACGGCAAACCTCTTCTAATTCAGCAACAATGTCTTCCGGTGTATTCTTCTTCAAAGAAACAAACTTTTCTCGTGACTGTAAAAATGAGATACACAAACACTGTTAGAAACCACTACTAATATCAACCGTAGGCAATTGGGTATATGAGTTCAAATGTaatcaaaaaaatgaaataaacatCAGACAAATGGAAAATCTATAATGTTGAAGTCAACGGTGCAAGCAAATTACTGCTTTCAAAAGTGCCATTCATGTACAAAGTAGAAATGCATTTATAGACAaaactaaattatttaaatcaGCACTTAAGCCATTGTGAACTTACGCAAGTCTTATCACGATGGCTATGTGGGTACTTTGATTGCTAAAATAGCAGTTTGGTTTGCCAATTTGGTTTGCCAATTTGGTTTGCCAAACTAACTGATTATACTTGCAAATAGAATAATGTTAAAACGCATTTTAAAGTTTGAGTATATAGAACTTATAATTGCTCAATACCTGATCATAAGCATGCACAGATTTGTCAAAACGGCGGCGAGATTCCTGATATAAGCAAAAAAGCAAGTCTAAGAGATTTCACTAAACATATTGCAACAAAGAACCTTCACGAAAGAAACATTGACGTAAGAGTGCAAAAAGAGTAAATACCTTTGCATCTTGCAAATCAACATTTATAAACTCTGTCAGCCGGTCTATCAATACATGCTCTACCTATACGAGAAATAATGTCAAgtaattttcaaacaaaaaattaagacAAGTTGTCAACAAAGCATGAGGAAAATGTCTTAGGAGAATGGCAACCACAAATAAGTACACAAGTGACGCTTTTCGATTATTTTCTCCCTCTAGTCCTTTAGTATACAACCTAATAGATTTAACACATCCAGCAACGATTtgtgaaaagaaaatattaaacagGGAAGGAATTTTAactattattcattttttattatacaaAAATTGGAGCCTTCAAAACTTTTCCTTCTTCTGGTGAAAAGGTAAACTACAAACTTCTATAGGTTAAGTCATCATTTACATGCTGCTTCAAAAAATTTGGATGAGAAAATTGTAGTTGATGTTCCGCTTTATTTTTATGTGTCGGAGGAATGGGCAACTGAATATTTTTTTCCCATTCAAGTTAGGTATTTTGGCAAACACAACTCATGCACAACAAAGCACAATGGAGATAAACAGAACCATTCAcacaattttcattttattactACATGTATGATAAGTGAAAATTTACACACTCTTCGTAAGATATTTGATTATCAACAGCAAAATAAGTACATGAACACATAAATCCAACTCATCAGCCTATCAAAATTGCTATGAAAGAGAAATTAAAAGGATTGTTTTTCTTGATGTTTGTTTTAGTAAATTTGAATAAGCAGACCAATAAAAAATTGCTTTCAAGGTAAAACACATCTTAAGCAAGGCAAGTCTCACAGTAACTACTATCTATTGAAACTCCAAGAAAAAAAGTGCAGCATTCTGGTTCAAGGACTCACCTGTGAGCGAAGAAGCTCTTTAAAAGTAGCTAATTCACGTAATGCGGTGATAAACTTAGATATGACGGGTCCTGGTTAGAAAgcaaaatacattttaatctTAGTAATCAGGGCTATCTTTGGTGGATATCAGATAATAAAGCAGCTTATGCACAGCTAGAATGGTGACAAAGCTGTCTCCAAGTAATTCATAtggtaaaaaaacaattataccGTTATGTAACCAGCAAAAGAAAAAGCATGGTCAAGAACTAGATAAAAATCTATTCACTGATTAGGGAAATGTTCTCTGAAGTTAAAACCTTTAACaaggaaaaagaaattaagCTGAAGATTACTAAAAGGAACCATGTTGATAAACAAACTTGGTGTTTTTAAATGCTAAACAAACCAACAATTTTAACACTAAAAAAATGTAGTTCTTATGTAAGTACAAAAGAACCGCCGTTTGGAATTGTTAACTTGTACAAAGAGGAAGTAAAACAATATATTACAATAAATTTCATCAACCTCCAATTGATACACTAACAGGATCGTCTTGGCCACCTCCAAATGCTTCTAATGAATCAGCAAAGGCAAGTTCTCCATTATATCCTTCCCCTAAAGCTGTCCTGAGGAGATATAGAAGAAAGCATTAATAAATTGCTCACGCTTGTAATCTTACTCTATCCATGGTGACAAACTAAACGATGAGAGCAGTCAAACTTATTTCCATATATTATCGACAATAGAAATCCCCTTGAAACAAGGATGAGTAGCCGACAAAAAATTAAGCCCTGTACTTCTTTCCGCTGTACGCAagtaaaatattcataaaaaagaaatagcttcaaaatgtAGGATTGATTAGTAAAGGAACTCAGTATGGTAAAGTCTTATTGAAACTTATGCAGTCAATCTCTAAAAAATGTAAAGAGTGctattttttatacaaaattttcTGAAAACTCTACATAAGAATATAATCAAGCACTTACATAAACTTCTTACATCCTTTGAATAAATTCTGGCAGCGATCTTTTAACTCATCTGCTGTTTCTTCAATAGAAAATAACTGTTCcatggaaaataaataaataaattactgCAAGTTACCATCATTCTTAATCTTGTAAAGCACAGTTAGTTTTGCAAATAAAACTAGAAATCCAACAAACACGATCGATATAAATAGCAGTAAGTACTTACTATTTAAACACACAATAGACAAATATTGGTTTCATAAAACCATTTATTTACAAACAGCAAAATATGAATTAAGAAAAGCCAGCCGGCAAATCTgatttttggattttgttttaGCTTAAGTTATTTTAACAGATAGATCTCGacaaaattactaaattcaTTCATAACACAAAAATATCCATAGTTCCATTCCTAAGTATAAgatcaaaaaatataaataacagaAACGCACGTGCTTATTATTCAAGAGGAAAACAGAAAAAGTTATAGGAATTGAAGAGAAGAGTGAGACGAGTAATCATCGATTTAAAGCAGAGACAGAAAAATGGTGATTGAAGCTGCTAATTGTTCTTAAATCATCATTGCATATTAGTGATTGAGTTGATTTGAAATGAaggaaaatgaaaattgaaaaatgaatgaTTACCGAGAGATTAAAGCAAATCTGAAGAGAAAGATTAATAGATTGAGGTAGAAAGTGGAAATGGAAGTGAAGAAATATAAGAACCTGTTTGTGGAACATTGGAGAATCATCAAGCTTGACGAAAGAGGAAGCCATTGCTGTTTGCTATCTGATCTCGGTCTCCGTCCGTGTGGGTGGGTGAAGCTGGGTTTCAGTTTAGAATTAGATCGATTTGAATGTGACATAACATAACATAGATACAAATCAACATCACATGGGTAATTCGGGGTTTTGGGATTATTATTCACAAGATTGGAGATGCAGCTGGGTGAcgtaattattataaaatacagttattttttaaaaaaattatgattatgttagtttttcagTGGTGATTTGCGATGAATTTGGTAGGAAGATGACGGTTCGATCTCCATAACTGTGATTGGGAAGGAGTTATAACCACTTGATGACATAACCGACTCCTGAACCAGATTATGGGATTAAGTGGGTCAAAtagtgatgataaaaaaaataatcgtCTCGACAAATGCaagtaaaattcatttttttatggttAATGCATTAGTTATAAATTAGTTAtgcaataaatttaaaaacacGAATTTTGCTTacattttattaagaaaatagtACTAAATGTATTAAAAACTATGAGTTGACTGACGGATAAATTAGCTTATTGTCTTTGATGTGTTTAATAGAATTAGAGGTTGaattaattcaaatataaaatgaataagttgatTGACTGATTAGAATGATTAAACGATTTTTGGAGGGATCAAGTAGCTCAACTTATTTGATCTAAAGATTAAAGGAGTTAAAATGCTAACATTAACAgctaattgattttgatagtttaaaaaaaatgatagtttCATTTACGAAAATCTTCCTACTCAGGCAATAATTATATTCTAAAATTCACtttcagatttattgaataattgatgcatcattgaataattgatgcaTCAGATATATCATGTGGGAGTCCTAGTTTGTGATATATTTAGGTGagttgaaatataataaataatagtacATTAGTAGAAAAAATGCACTCATAATGAAACTGAGGGAGTAATATTCACATGCAATTGATGTGAGTGCACTCATTGAAATGTAACCTGGCATTAGAAATGAGGGTAGTATTGACCTTATAATGTTGTAGAGAGAGGGAGATGAAGTAGAGAgtttacaaaacaaaatttatcaATTGTTTGAAAGTATACTTGTGGACCAATGTCATCTGCAGGTAGACAGACTACCAAACAAATTATATCTGGATGTAGACTTTCCAACCATCGGCAAAACCAGGAAAAAAGATAGCAGAGGTGTAGTTGAAAAAACCCAGGGGTGCacccttttttcttttaattaataactattttttgacaggattttaattaataactattgAATACTACAAAACAACCATTACATAATAATGAAATAAACTATCCAAATTTTTGCTTGATctatacttatttaatttttttctgtcTAGGGTATCCTCCACAACAACGGCAGAGATTACGATCTATATAATTGAACTCATGACTACATGCTTACATCCGATCTCGAAGTTTAGACAATGATAAAGATTCAAATGCAAACTTAGAAGAAGCATCACTCAATTGCTTTGCCACTTCAAGCCTGAGTTTAAACATGAAAAGGAAAGAAGTATAATCTATTACAGACGAGTGATGAGGTCGGGACGAGTGATGAGGTTGGGGCTTCCGCAATCTGATTTAAGTCTTCCAAACCATAAGAATGTAGTTAGTAgttagaaataaataaattaattgccCCATATTTCAGAAAACATTGAGAAATTTCTAACCATCAACCACAATGCCATCTTTGATAAACTCTGTTGGATGTTAGTACCTGCAGGGTGTAAGTGCTGCTAAAAAATAACCCTCTTTAAGTCCGGACATGTTCCAAGGTGAATTAGCGATGACGCGATAGAGAGATAAGCAGTGGGTGGACGGCTCACACGGTAAACTATATAATGCATATATAACGCATTGTTATTATCTATAAATCAATATGGGAATGCTCTTCAATCGATCAATCTATTTAGCAGGTATAGCACCTGAAAAATTGAGATTGGTCAAATGACACCAAACCAAGTACACAAAGCTGCAACAAAAATTGCATAATGGATGACCTGGCTACTCAGTGACTAGAATGTGAACTACAGGAATACTACTTGTAATATCTTAACATGAAATCTGGTTGCCAAGATCCATGGTTGGGCTAATTAGAAATCCTGGCTGATTTGCAGTTTTGcatggtatttttttttaatatttttattgatcaaACTGTTGAACTGGTATTCAGAAATTCAGTTGACTGAGAGATGAACTGGTATTTTTCTTTATCATCCAAGGAGCAAATTAACCAACCTATAGAGTAAAACCATTTAAACTTGTCAGTTGCGTATTTGAAAATCTgaggaataaacaaattcaacaaTGGTAGTACTGTAAGACATATGAAACTAGATTGAATAATGcaaatattttgagaaaaaaaagtctgagcACGTAAAAGTAACACAAAACTAGCTACTTTTAGTGTTAACCCATCATTACCAATAATAGGACCTCTTTGTTAATGTTGGATGGACAGCAAAGTAAATTGAAACCATAAACTCTTCCTTTCTAACTCAAATATCAGATTCAAACAACTCAAAATTTCTTTCGCTAATACGGTTACATTTTTCCTTGACGAATTGCTTTAGAAAAATCTAAAGTAAAGGTAGATGGAGGACATGGCATTCATACaatataaaatgtaatttaGATGTATAAATCCAATTGGATTAGGTACAATAAGGAAAAGCTGGGGTGAGTTTGCTTAAATAGATTAGTCCCTATAATATCTGTTGAAGTTAAACGGTTTTAGATAAAGAATGAAGAGAAAGAATAGACATTGAAATATGATTATAGTTTAATATAGTTGAAGATTATTTGATGATATAAAACGACTAAGATAAGAAATTAATATTACTATATAATCTAAGattttctaaaataatattaggatataagatattttcatatataataaCACTATTTGATAGAACCCCACTATTTTTATCATCCAAGATTCACATCTTCACAGTAGAGGAGACAGACAAGAACATAGCCTTTTGGAAACCACCCATCAATTCCGATATGCTGAATCAACATGCGAACACAAACATGCGGAAGATCCCCACAACAGAAAATGGAAGAAATATATGAACAGCGATACTGAATAAAGCATATTCAATGAAATTCTGTAACTGATACTCAAGAAAGGGATCAAAAAGTATTTGAAGAAACATAATTTTCTTCTAGTTTGgcttgatgaaaaataaaatatatagatttcacacaaaaatatttaattttaactcCCTTGGGTATTAAGGGGTGCTTAGCTTGATGATTTCTGGCTTCAAAATCTCTagatttttctttctcttgcgGTTATGCCAAAGATCAGGGACACATAATGTGGATCAATCGTTAATGTTACTTTTAACTGTACATGCAAATTTGGGCCAACTGCTCAGATGTAACAGCCAGATTTAATCATTGGAAACTAGTCACATACCTTGTTAGTTCATCATCCCATCTACATGCTTAACCGTCTCCCATCCAATCATTTATTGAAATAATTGCTCTTTCACAGCCACCCCAATCACGCACTGAGAGTTGTAATATTAAATCTCTACATGCATTGTAGTCTTCTCAAGTCTCAACCCACATCAGTCATGGATGCAAGGTCAAAGCCTTCGTTCCATTGAGCTTGATTGACCAGTTTCAGTTGCAATCTTAAATTctccaaaatcaaataaacaccAAATAATTCGCTATGTGAATGATCAAATGCTTTAAACTCATGAATTGAGCCGGCCACTTCTATCCAACTATATCCTGGAGTCTTTTCAACCTGCATTCCTTTCATGAGCTTCCTGACCTGAGCTGCTGCTTCCCAGTTTTGACACATTGAATACAAATTTGCCAGGAGTGCATATCCAGTGTTGTGGTCTGGCTGTAGATTAATCAAAATGTTCCCTATATGTTTACCCATTACGAAATCTTTGTGGCTCACGCAGGCACCTAATAAAGCTACCAAGATACCAGGGCTAGGCTTCATTGGCATATTAtcaataatttgttttgcatCTTCCAAATATCCTGCTCGACCAAGGAGATCAACCATACATCCATAATGTTCCATGTTTGGCTTCAAATGATAAGTATGTCTCATCAATTCAAATACCCTTTTCCCCTCATCTACAAAACCTCCATGAGAACATGCACCAAGGACACCGAGGAAGGTGACTTCATTAGGTTGAATACCACCTTCCAACATGCGTGAAAAGACATTCATTGCTCCTAAGGCGTCCCCGTGCACAGCCAACCCATTAATCATTGCCGTCCAAGTATGCACATTTTTGACTTGCAAGTTTTCAAATACCCTTAAAGCTTCATTGATGCACCCACATTTTGCATACATATCTACCAATGCCGTCCCTAGCACTGCATTCAGATTAACCTTGTTACACTGTATGTATCGATGCACCAACCTTCCTTGGTCCAATGCCCCTGCGTGAGCACAGGCACTAAGAACACTAGTCAGTGTAAATTCATTTGGCATAACATCATCTAACAACATACTCTGGAAGACACAAAGTGCATCTTGGTACTTGTTACATTGCACAAAACCAGCCACAAGCACAGTCCAAGAAACCACATCTCTGTAAGCCATTTCATCAAACACTTTGCAAGCATCTTCACAATGACCACACTTGAAGTACATATCCACAAGAGCACAATAAACAGAACCATCCAAAACCACTCTCCCAGTTTCCACATAAAACCCATGAACACACTTTCCAAAACAAACATCACCCACCATCGCAGCAGCACGTAAAACACTAGCAACAGTAACACCATCAATCAATGCACCCTTCAATCTCATCTCCACAAAACACTTAAGTGCCTCACCAGCAAGTTCATTTCTAACATACCCATTAATCAAAGAAGTCCAAGCAACAATATCCTTTTCAGGACTTTCATCAAACACCCGGCACGCACTTTTCATAAACCCACAATACCCAAAAGCCGAAATCAAAGCATTACCAacaaaacaatcaaaatcaaaaccaaatttcaaaatttgagcATAAACCATAAAAGGGTCATGAACGACACCAGACTTTGAAAACATCTTAAGAAGTAAAGGGAAAGTGTGTTTATCCGGTTCAACACCCATTTGTCGCATTTTTGCATAACAGAAAAGTGGTGTTTGAGGGTGGGAGGTGGTAGAGAAAGATGTGATGAGTTTATTGAAGAGACGAGTGTTGGGAGTGTGAATGGTGTTGAGGAGAAGATGAAGAGAGGAAGTTTGTGGTTGAGAGAAGGGTGCGGATTGGATGAGTTTGGTGAGGAAAATGGCGTCTTGGAATGAATAGGTAGAAGAAGTGATTATGATGGATTGAATTTGTTGTTTCCATTGTTTGAAGGTTTGGTGGTTCTTTGAAAGAGAAAGAATTGCATTGCGCAATGGACCAAAACGTAGCATAGCATTGTTTTATGAAGTATCAATGTCTGTTTCAAGGAAACACTCCACACAAACAAGAAAGAGAGTGGTCGCGCGCGCCACCGGTGAGCAcactttgtttttcaaaatcttattgttagtaaaaaaaaaattattggaccTAAAATGGACCGACCCAACAACCTGAATCATCcatgatattttctctccccaccccccacgtttcttttataccccccttaAATCTCAGTTTGCCCTTCcaaaatgtcaaaattttcGGTTAGCAAATTCGGGCTTTACAAatcgaaaaaattaaaacttcGAGTTCTAAAAACCACTCGCTTATTACTTCGGGCTTTACGAATCGAAGTGTGTTTATATAGAAAACAACCTCTCACATTCTTCATCACTTCCAATACTTCATCCCCACACTACCAAAAGAGATCCGAAAATCCAATCCGTTTTTCACTCAAATTGCTGCttaaaatcaagtttggaacgtTTGCTAAGGGTTAGAAGGCGATTTGAAGCACAATATTAAGGTAATCTtccgtttaatttcttttattttcaactgtCATATATGCTAGGTTCGTAGGTTTTCTGACACAACTTCGTTCGGTTGATAGAAATCGAAGGAATCCTTCGGTTAATACGAATCGAAGTTCCTGGAACTTTTGATTTTGTGTTGGTTTAAACGTGTTTGCTTGTCAAGCCTAACCGAAGGATTCGTTCAGTTGATAGTCACCGAAATTCCTGGAAGTTTAATTTTTGCACTGTCTTTACTTGCGTTGCCTGTCTGCTTTGCTTGCATTGCCTGTCTGCTTTGCTTGCATTGCCTTAGGTCTGTCTGTTTTGCTTGCATTGCCTTAGTTATGGA
This portion of the Trifolium pratense cultivar HEN17-A07 linkage group LG3, ARS_RC_1.1, whole genome shotgun sequence genome encodes:
- the LOC123917706 gene encoding pentatricopeptide repeat-containing protein At1g50270 — translated: MLRFGPLRNAILSLSKNHQTFKQWKQQIQSIIITSSTYSFQDAIFLTKLIQSAPFSQPQTSSLHLLLNTIHTPNTRLFNKLITSFSTTSHPQTPLFCYAKMRQMGVEPDKHTFPLLLKMFSKSGVVHDPFMVYAQILKFGFDFDCFVGNALISAFGYCGFMKSACRVFDESPEKDIVAWTSLINGYVRNELAGEALKCFVEMRLKGALIDGVTVASVLRAAAMVGDVCFGKCVHGFYVETGRVVLDGSVYCALVDMYFKCGHCEDACKVFDEMAYRDVVSWTVLVAGFVQCNKYQDALCVFQSMLLDDVMPNEFTLTSVLSACAHAGALDQGRLVHRYIQCNKVNLNAVLGTALVDMYAKCGCINEALRVFENLQVKNVHTWTAMINGLAVHGDALGAMNVFSRMLEGGIQPNEVTFLGVLGACSHGGFVDEGKRVFELMRHTYHLKPNMEHYGCMVDLLGRAGYLEDAKQIIDNMPMKPSPGILVALLGACVSHKDFVMGKHIGNILINLQPDHNTGYALLANLYSMCQNWEAAAQVRKLMKGMQVEKTPGYSWIEVAGSIHEFKAFDHSHSELFGVYLILENLRLQLKLVNQAQWNEGFDLASMTDVG